The Entelurus aequoreus isolate RoL-2023_Sb linkage group LG23, RoL_Eaeq_v1.1, whole genome shotgun sequence genome has a window encoding:
- the LOC133640933 gene encoding G-protein coupled receptor 151, protein MDSSDRPANVTFLDFVGGIQLLQGEDVRTAVPVLLIGICVSGAVGNLLVLLIFMRDFKAGKGSEVKALLASLASTDLLVLLLCAPVRALTAYKQWWVLGRFVCSTADWFQHSCVVAKTLLLAVSTRAKHTLDPDAVSRPGPALRNPTWVHGAVAFVWTVSMMFPIPQMLFATARPRGHGTICVSEMPACASQFMALFYKIYPTATFVAPVLFTVAYYTKSLHRALNHGPCRQQQSKVTLVLLCLSSTFGLMLLPEWGIFTWVRLGYSRPPVGVVIFAQVLLYACSALSPVLLMTMYDDVRRGLLAVCSAATCRSAEPDVAPPKTEENGAELGADPSTPDADKTFPDVEHFWTGRRNTHVEEEQDPVPWEREEKM, encoded by the coding sequence ATGGATTCTTCAGACCGACCGGCGAATGTGACTTTTCTGGACTTTGTGGGAGGCATCCAACTCCTCCAGGGGGAGGACGTCAGGACCGCCGTGCCCGTCCTCCTCATCGGGATCTGCGTGTCGGGCGCGGTGGGGAACCTGCTGGTCCTGCTCATCTTCATGCGGGACTTCAAGGCGGGGAAGGGATCGGAGGTGAAGGCTCTGCTGGCCTCGCTGGCCTCCACCGACCTCCTGGTGCTGCTCCTGTGCGCCCCCGTGCGAGCCCTCACCGCCTACAAGCAGTGGTGGGTGCTGGGCCGCTTCGTGTGCTCCACCGCCGACTGGTTCCAGCACTCGTGCGTGGTGGCCAAGACCTTGCTTCTGGCGGTCAGCACCCGGGCCAAGCACACGCTGGACCCCGACGCCGTCTCCCGCCCGGGGCCCGCCCTCCGCAACCCCACCTGGGTCCACGGCGCCGTGGCGTTCGTGTGGACCGTGTCGATGATGTTTCCCATCCCGCAGATGCTTTTTGCCACCGCGCGGCCGCGCGGCCACGGGACTATTTGCGTCTCTGAGATGCCGGCGTGCGCCTCCCAGTTCATGGCGCTTTTCTACAAGATTTACCCCACGGCGACCTTCGTGGCGCCGGTCCTCTTCACCGTGGCGTACTACACCAAGAGCCTGCACAGGGCTCTGAATCACGGCCCCTGTCGGCAGCAGCAGAGCAAGGTGACGCTGGTCCTCCTGTGCCTGAGCAGCACCTTCGGGCTCATGCTGCTACCCGAGTGGGGCATCTTCACCTGGGTCCGGCTGGGCTACAGCAGACCCCCCGTTGGTGTGGTCATCTTCGCCCAGGTGCTCCTGTACGCCTGCAGCGCCCTGTCCCCGGTGCTGCTCATGACCATGTACGACGACGTGCGCCGAGGCTTGCTCGCCGTCTGCTCGGCCGCCACCTGCCGGAGCGCCGAGCCTGACGTCGCCCCGCCCAAGACGGAGGAGAACGGAGCGGAGCTGGGCGCCGACCCGTCGACCCCCGACGCCGACAAGACCTTCCCGGACGTGGAGCACTTTTGGACGGGGCGCAGGAACACCCACGTGGAGGAGGAACAGGACCCCGTCCCCTGGGAGAGAGAGGAGAAAATGTAA